The Streptomyces sp. NBC_01353 genome contains a region encoding:
- a CDS encoding sugar ABC transporter substrate-binding protein, producing the protein MSRRNRAVPTLVRVTACAAVGALALTACGSGSQGGSSGSVKVGLITKTDTNPFFVKMKEGAEQAAKDSGVELVSAAGKFDGDNAGQVTAIENMVNSGVKGILITPNDSKAIVPALEKARAKGVLVIALDSPTEPQDATDALFATDNVKAGELIGQYARAAMAGKQAKIATLDLAPGVAVGVQRHEGFLKGFGVPEGDSSVVCMQDTGGDQAKGQTAMENCLQKAPDINVVYTINEPAALGAYTALKAKGLEKKVLVVSVDGGCTGTKAVQEGKIAATSQQYPLKMASLGVKAVADFAKDGKKASGYTDTGVTLITDSTQSGVDAKDTAYGLENCWG; encoded by the coding sequence ATGTCCCGTAGGAACCGTGCCGTTCCCACCCTTGTCCGCGTCACCGCTTGCGCCGCCGTCGGGGCGCTGGCCCTGACCGCTTGCGGCTCCGGCTCGCAGGGCGGGTCCAGTGGATCGGTGAAGGTCGGCCTGATCACCAAGACGGACACGAACCCGTTCTTCGTGAAGATGAAGGAGGGCGCCGAGCAGGCCGCGAAGGACAGCGGCGTCGAGCTCGTCAGCGCGGCCGGAAAGTTCGACGGCGACAACGCGGGCCAGGTCACCGCGATCGAGAACATGGTCAACTCCGGTGTGAAGGGCATCCTCATCACGCCCAACGACTCCAAGGCGATCGTCCCCGCCCTCGAGAAGGCCCGCGCCAAGGGCGTCCTGGTCATCGCCCTTGACAGCCCGACCGAGCCGCAGGACGCCACCGACGCCCTGTTCGCCACCGACAACGTCAAGGCCGGCGAGCTCATCGGCCAGTACGCCAGGGCCGCCATGGCCGGCAAGCAGGCGAAGATCGCCACTCTTGACCTCGCGCCCGGAGTGGCTGTGGGCGTGCAGCGGCACGAGGGCTTCCTCAAGGGCTTCGGCGTCCCGGAGGGCGACTCCTCGGTCGTGTGCATGCAGGACACCGGCGGAGACCAGGCCAAGGGGCAGACCGCGATGGAGAACTGTCTGCAGAAGGCGCCGGACATCAACGTCGTCTACACGATCAACGAGCCGGCGGCTCTGGGCGCCTACACCGCGCTGAAGGCCAAGGGTCTGGAGAAGAAGGTGCTGGTCGTCTCCGTCGACGGCGGCTGCACCGGCACGAAGGCCGTCCAGGAAGGCAAGATCGCTGCGACCTCGCAGCAGTACCCGCTCAAGATGGCGTCCCTCGGCGTGAAGGCCGTCGCGGACTTTGCCAAGGACGGCAAGAAGGCATCCGGTTACACCGACACCGGCGTCACCCTGATCACCGACAGCACGCAGTCAGGCGTCGACGCCAAGGACACCGCGTACGGCCTGGAGAACTGCTGGGGCTGA
- a CDS encoding ABC transporter permease — translation MTATTTPYAQLKGPTAVRRLLTTPTAGPVAALLLACVFFSLTTEQFLTGGNFSLIVQQVMVVGTLAIGQTLIILTAGIDLSCGAVMAFGSIVIAKMAAEGTLPPIAAITLGLVVCGGFGLVNGLLVQLIPLPPFIVTLGMLNVAFALTHIYSAEQTVTNVPAPLTALGETFPLGNTDITYGSLVTIALFLLFAYALSSTSWGRHVYALGNSPEAARLNGIRTSRLTIGIYSLAGLVYGIAALLLISRTGVGDPQAGQTDNLDSITAVVLGGTSLFGGRGAVLGTFVGVLIVGVFRNGLQLMGVASIYQTLITGALVILAVTVDQISRKKAR, via the coding sequence ATGACTGCCACCACCACGCCCTACGCCCAGCTGAAAGGACCGACCGCGGTCCGCCGGCTGCTCACCACACCGACCGCGGGCCCAGTCGCCGCCCTCCTACTCGCCTGCGTCTTCTTCTCCCTGACGACCGAGCAGTTCCTCACCGGTGGCAACTTCTCCCTGATCGTCCAGCAGGTCATGGTCGTGGGCACGCTCGCCATCGGTCAGACCCTGATCATCCTTACGGCGGGCATCGACCTCTCCTGCGGTGCCGTGATGGCGTTCGGCAGCATCGTCATCGCCAAGATGGCGGCCGAGGGCACCCTTCCGCCGATCGCCGCGATCACCCTGGGACTCGTGGTCTGCGGAGGCTTCGGACTGGTCAACGGCCTGCTCGTGCAGCTGATCCCGCTGCCGCCGTTCATCGTGACCCTCGGCATGCTCAACGTGGCGTTCGCCCTGACCCACATCTACTCCGCCGAGCAGACGGTCACGAACGTCCCGGCGCCGCTGACCGCCCTCGGTGAGACGTTCCCGCTGGGCAACACCGACATCACGTACGGCTCACTCGTGACGATCGCCCTGTTCCTGCTCTTCGCGTACGCGCTGAGCAGCACGTCCTGGGGCCGGCACGTGTACGCACTCGGCAACAGCCCTGAGGCCGCCCGCCTCAACGGCATCCGCACGTCCCGACTGACGATCGGCATCTACTCCCTGGCCGGACTCGTGTACGGGATCGCCGCACTTCTCCTGATCTCCCGCACCGGCGTCGGCGACCCGCAGGCGGGCCAGACCGACAACCTGGACAGCATCACCGCCGTCGTCCTCGGCGGAACCAGCCTCTTCGGCGGGCGCGGCGCCGTTCTCGGCACCTTCGTCGGCGTCCTCATCGTCGGCGTGTTCCGCAACGGCCTCCAGCTGATGGGTGTCGCCTCGATCTACCAGACTCTGATCACCGGCGCCCTGGTGATCCTGGCCGTGACCGTCGACCAGATCTCCCGGAAGAAGGCCCGATGA
- a CDS encoding ATP-binding cassette domain-containing protein, with translation MSTDTPVLQARGLVKRYGHVTAIDGADFDLLPGEVLAVIGDNGAGKTSLIKALTGAITPDEGEIRLNGEPIRFSGPQSARQHGIETVYQDLAVAASMDIASNMFLGRELRRPGLLGSAFRMLDKKRMRQEAAAHMADLKIGLRSLSQPVETLSGGQRQAVAVARSVAWARSVVVMDEPTAALGVKESGQVLDLIRRVRDKGMPVVLISHNMPHVFEIADRIHVHRLGRREALIKPSDYSMAEVVAIMTGALRVEEGGTVVSDADAAKAAGVTAH, from the coding sequence ATGAGCACCGACACCCCTGTCCTCCAGGCCCGCGGCCTGGTCAAGCGGTACGGCCACGTCACCGCCATCGACGGTGCCGACTTCGACCTGCTGCCTGGCGAGGTGCTCGCCGTCATCGGCGACAACGGAGCGGGCAAGACCAGCCTGATCAAGGCACTGACCGGCGCGATCACCCCGGACGAGGGGGAGATACGGCTGAACGGCGAGCCCATCCGGTTCAGCGGCCCGCAGAGCGCCCGGCAGCACGGCATAGAGACCGTCTACCAGGACCTGGCCGTGGCAGCCTCCATGGACATCGCTTCCAACATGTTCCTCGGACGCGAGCTGCGCCGGCCCGGATTGCTCGGCAGCGCGTTCCGCATGCTCGACAAGAAGCGGATGCGGCAGGAGGCAGCGGCCCACATGGCGGACCTCAAGATCGGTCTGCGGTCGTTGTCCCAGCCGGTGGAGACTCTCTCCGGCGGCCAGCGGCAGGCCGTGGCCGTGGCCCGCTCGGTCGCCTGGGCCCGCAGTGTCGTCGTGATGGACGAGCCCACGGCCGCGCTGGGCGTCAAGGAATCCGGACAGGTCCTCGACCTGATCCGCCGGGTCCGCGACAAGGGCATGCCCGTGGTCCTGATCAGCCACAACATGCCGCACGTCTTCGAAATCGCCGACCGCATCCACGTACACCGGCTCGGCCGACGTGAGGCCCTCATCAAGCCGTCCGACTACTCCATGGCCGAGGTCGTCGCCATCATGACCGGGGCGCTGCGTGTCGAGGAGGGCGGTACCGTCGTCTCCGACGCGGACGCCGCCAAGGCGGCAGGCGTGACAGCCCACTGA
- a CDS encoding LacI family DNA-binding transcriptional regulator — protein MAATRRPTLADVAREVGVSAKTVSRVLNEDGPSSAQTRERVLAAVAKLGFQPNLMARNIRVGGPDTTVGLVVPDLGNPFFGTVAGSIEDVVRSRGLTLLMGSSAEDPERERVLTQTFLARRVSMLMVVPAFGADHSYLKASRAAGLPILFLDRPGVGLSADCVVSSNRTGVQEGVSHLIAHGHQRIGFIGDLPPKLYTRRERLAGYRSALAAADLPYDRTLVTGAHGQETAAAATTALLRLPDPPTALFAANNIVALGVVAQLARSARKDVALVAFDDLPLAEVLEPALTVVAQDPAAIGEAAARTALARLDGDRSRARTLTVPTHLVVRGSSGPPRATAG, from the coding sequence ATGGCCGCGACTCGCCGCCCCACTCTGGCCGATGTCGCCCGAGAGGTGGGCGTCAGCGCCAAGACGGTCTCCCGGGTACTCAACGAGGACGGACCGAGCTCGGCGCAGACACGGGAGCGCGTGCTCGCCGCGGTGGCGAAGCTGGGCTTCCAGCCGAACCTCATGGCCCGCAACATCCGTGTAGGGGGCCCTGACACCACCGTCGGGCTTGTGGTACCGGACCTGGGCAACCCGTTCTTCGGAACGGTGGCCGGCAGCATCGAGGACGTGGTGAGAAGCAGGGGACTCACCCTGCTCATGGGTTCATCGGCCGAAGACCCGGAACGCGAGCGAGTGCTGACCCAGACCTTCCTGGCCCGGCGCGTCAGCATGCTGATGGTGGTTCCCGCATTCGGGGCCGACCACAGCTACCTCAAGGCATCACGCGCGGCCGGACTGCCCATCCTCTTCCTCGACCGCCCGGGAGTCGGACTGTCGGCCGACTGCGTCGTCAGCTCCAACCGAACCGGTGTCCAGGAGGGCGTTTCCCACCTCATCGCACACGGCCACCAGCGCATCGGATTCATCGGCGACCTCCCCCCCAAGCTCTACACCCGCCGCGAGCGCCTCGCCGGCTACCGCTCCGCGCTCGCGGCGGCGGATCTGCCCTACGACCGAACTCTCGTGACAGGGGCGCACGGCCAGGAGACCGCCGCCGCCGCAACCACCGCACTGCTGCGGCTGCCGGATCCGCCCACCGCCCTGTTCGCGGCGAACAACATCGTGGCCCTGGGAGTCGTCGCCCAACTCGCCCGCTCAGCACGTAAAGACGTCGCCCTGGTCGCCTTCGACGACCTTCCGCTCGCCGAGGTGCTCGAACCGGCGCTGACCGTGGTGGCCCAGGACCCGGCAGCCATCGGCGAAGCCGCGGCCAGAACCGCCCTCGCCCGCCTGGACGGCGACCGCTCTCGAGCCCGCACCCTCACGGTCCCCACACATCTGGTGGTCCGAGGCTCGAGCGGACCACCGCGTGCCACCGCCGGCTGA
- a CDS encoding DUF72 domain-containing protein yields the protein MTLFVGTSGWQYKDWRGVLYPAGMPQRLWLEEYAARFATVEVNNAFYRLPTRETFAAWRDRTPQDFVVAVKASRFLTHVKRLRDPEEPVHRLMSHAAGLGDRLGPVLLQLPPTLRADHGLLDDCLSCFPAGTRVAVEPRHDSWWTPAVRSVLERRGAALCWADVQARPVTPLWRTAEWGYVRFHVGRARLWPHYGRQSLQTWVRRIAATWPDDHEVYAYFNNDPHAAAVLDALVFARAGTAAGLTVSRTPQRLPSDTEAAANS from the coding sequence ATGACCCTGTTCGTCGGCACGTCGGGGTGGCAGTACAAGGACTGGCGCGGTGTCCTGTATCCGGCCGGGATGCCGCAGAGGCTGTGGCTCGAAGAGTACGCGGCGCGCTTCGCCACCGTGGAGGTCAACAATGCCTTCTACCGGCTGCCCACCCGGGAGACCTTCGCCGCATGGCGGGACCGCACACCGCAGGACTTCGTCGTCGCCGTCAAGGCGAGCCGCTTCCTGACCCACGTCAAGCGGCTGCGCGACCCGGAGGAGCCCGTACACCGGCTGATGAGCCACGCCGCCGGTCTCGGTGACCGGCTCGGCCCGGTGCTGCTCCAGCTGCCTCCTACGCTGCGGGCGGATCACGGGCTTCTGGACGACTGCCTCAGCTGCTTCCCGGCCGGCACCCGGGTCGCCGTCGAGCCGCGCCACGACTCGTGGTGGACCCCCGCGGTCCGGTCCGTCCTCGAACGCCGCGGCGCCGCGTTGTGCTGGGCGGATGTTCAGGCACGGCCCGTCACACCGTTGTGGCGGACCGCGGAATGGGGCTACGTCCGCTTCCACGTCGGGCGCGCCCGGCTCTGGCCGCACTACGGCCGGCAGTCCCTGCAGACGTGGGTACGGCGGATCGCGGCCACCTGGCCCGATGACCACGAGGTCTACGCGTACTTCAATAATGATCCGCACGCGGCGGCCGTCCTGGACGCGCTTGTCTTCGCCCGCGCCGGGACAGCGGCCGGCCTGACCGTCAGCCGAACGCCGCAGCGCCTGCCGTCCGACACCGAGGCGGCGGCCAACAGCTGA